TCTGTATCATTGAGCAGTGGGTATAAGTGTCGCCGGAACGGAACACATAAAAAGAACATGCTTTCATATATATTTGTTTCTAGCAAAGTTGAAACCTTCTAAAACAAATCAACCATTCAGGCATCTCCTGGATGGATTTTTCAAGACAGTGATGATGATACTTTAATTTCTTCGAAGTATCACTTAACTAAATGATCAAACGTACCTCTCACTCAGCAGTACTTCTTTGTAATGACGAAGGTAAGTGCTCCAAGTGACCCTTTTTCGATGTTGTTGCTCTAATACATTCAATTAGTTGTCGCTGGAGTGTAGTATGATTCGTATTTATTTTCATCTAGGTTGCGACATTCAGTTAGTCATCGCTAGAGTGTAGTATGATTCGTATTTATTTTCATCTAGGTTGCAAATCAGAAGGTACAAAAGATATATATGTGATCCTACACCAACCAATTGCCAAATTATAGTATTTAATCGGGATAACTTTTCAAGTCTCTTTCTAAGTGTCTCTatcaagatgaaaccaaaatggtATCTCCGCCAGAGTTAAACTAATAGAAAGGAGAAATGGGTACTACATGAGAATATCTCACCTTTTTAGATCAAAAAGTCCTCCAGAGCAAATCCAAACCAAAAGATCAGCACACTTAGATGGCCATATTCTCATATCCTGAAAAATAGCGAAATACAACCGCCACAAAATTTTAATCATAAGATTACATGAAGCAACGATCACGTTAAAAAACACAGACTATGGCATGCAAATATCAAAATCACGTTGATGTCGTATCCTACAATCCTTAAACAACAAATGTTTCGCATTGTCAGACTTAGTTGACACTTCTCATAATTGTCCAACCAACAATTCCAAAATGAAACATGATGAGCTGTGTTGCTAGTCaatgatttgattataattttTCCAAGCTTCAGTGATGAGAACATTGGGCATATTCAGTGGGTATCATTATTTCGACATAGCGTAAACATTGAAGCCATATCGTTTACAGCAGGTATGAAGATATTAATCATGCTCCTTCGATTAAGTGAAATCAGAAGCTGCACTACTTGGATTCCCAATTTGGCTGTGGGAAGTCTTGGTGAGTGGCGTCTATAATGTCGAAAAGGCCAGTTAAGAAGAGGATCATATGGTGTAGCcctagattgaaaacataatacACAACATTCTATCAACATTCTATCAGATTTGTAGATTCTGTTTTGACCATCAAGTGTCAAAGTCAACTAAAGATTTAGCCACAAAAATCTGAAGCCTTATGTCTAAAATACTTGTGACTGGATCAGTACTTCCCTAATCTTCAAATGCTGGTACAAATGCAGATATTAATCTTACTACTCTTACAAACCAAACCACCAACAAACTACCAGTAGTTCCCTTTTGCCGCTCTTTAAATCCTCAAGGGAAAACCTATTTTCAATCGCGGCAAATCAATTGAGCTAAttgacttaacaaaaaaaaatcaggacAAATTATAACCACCAATAATTTGCAAACCAATGAGACTCACATCATGACAATAAATCCTTAGTGATTACTTAAGCTACCTGCAATGTGAGTAACATACACTAACAGCATTGAGTTAAAATCCCTCAAAAAATGCATACCTTGCCACTTTTGCACAATACAACACACTCTGTCTCAGCTTCAGATGAAACCTATACATAAGAAAATAGAAGCACGATGAAGCATATGTTGTCGCAAGAATAACGCTTAATATCTTTTTTTATCGATATGGATGGCATTCTTAATTTTAACATCATCATAGAAATATAACTAATACGAACCAACACAAAGTGCATCCAAGATTGTCCCTTTTGCTGCCATGTGCATGCATCTGCTGACAAAGAATGTATCATGGAGAAGAAAAGGGCAGCACAATATAGTGGCCGATATTTTTAAATCAAAAGAAGCAAATTTAAATGTTAAGCTATGGCATTTATTTAAACACTTTGTCAGTTCAtaacaaaattaacaaaaaaatattagACTTACCCATGTTTGCCTTCACCAAAAAATTAGACTCACCCATTTTTGCCTTCACCATCACCAATCTATTCCAATTTCTCGAGACAATCCATGCTTCAAGAGCCCGAAGAAGGAGACCGAGCAAAATCAAGCTGTCATGGTGCTGCTACAGCCAAAGTATAACAGTACCTATAAATTGATGCCAAAGTATAATACAGTGAGATTAAATGGAAGAATTAAGAACAGGAGAAAAGCTAAAAATTATATGAAACATCGACCACCGCTGAGTTATTCAACATCAATTGGAAATCAATATGAAGAGACAAAATTAAATACGGGGCATCGGTAACTCAGAATTTCAAAAAACAAATCACCCAAATATCCAATTTTCATCGGATTCAAAATCAAGTAAAATAACGAATCGTCGATGAAGATAAACAATTAACTGAGTCAATTATTAATCTGAAAAGAATTGAATCCAAAATTAGAGTACGGAAAGAAAATCTGCGTGAATTGTGGATTCTGTCGAATTGCAGTGATcgattattgttgatggtggcgaAAAAGATTAGGGCTAGGTTTCTCAATAAGATTAAAAGAACAAAGCCTAGAATTAATCTATCTTCTCATATCTATTCTTCAGAGAGACGATACACCTTCGgcaggaattgttgttgttgagattCAGTGAAGGAGACGAAGAATTATTCGAAATCAATAGACAGAGTTTTGGAAACGAAGAGTTATATGCTAAAATTCAGAGCTGATGTATATATGGTAAAACTCTTTAGAGTTTAATAAGTGCGGGCTTGGTTTGATGTTGGTAAAACACAACTATCATTGCCAGCCGTCCAAGTCAAACTCGATGCGGATGATCCCAACCGCCGGATGATAATTTTCGGTAAATCATGTCCACTGATTGACTCTTTGATTAAGGAGTCAAACACCACCTTTTTTTTATAACAGTGATCTAATAGGGTGTATTTTATCAAaatcaaggtgaatgtctagttttagacattaaCTTTGACGATGCCTAACAAAATTTAAAATCATGTCATCTTCATATTGATTTAAGAAGTTGAGATTATAGAAGAACTCTAGGAAAAATGAATGTCTATCCTAGATAGATttagacatttatcttcacatacattccaCTGGAGAAGCTCTTAAATCCACGTTAAAATAAATATGCTAGCTTTATATAAAAGAAAACCATACCAACATTTCAAATCGACTTTAACATGAAAACGCACATAGAAGTACTGATAACAATAGTAGATTTTGATATTAAGTGTAGGATAATGTATACCTGGCAAGTAAGATTTGTCCCTGGTGACACACCGAGTTACCCCACCCTGAGGCGAACTACTGCCTCGTttctaccatgacattcacccccgttgattcttcgaattgtacgaccaaaacctagATCTGAGGTTATAGGGGAATGAACATAATTCATCCAAAACCAAAGGGCTGTCTTGAAAGAGATGGTAACATCGCTTGCTACGATCTCTGGATTGTTTAAACCGTCAAACCCAATGCTCTCGCCTGCCGCTCCATAATTGTAATTCCATGTAAGCTGAATAGGCCCTCGTCCATAGTATTTCTTGCCAGGAGCACATGGATAGCTTGTGCTATTTAGACAGTGGGTTCCTCGAGCTATTTCTTCAATGTAACAAAAGTCGGTAAAAAAAAACAACGCATTAGAATTTAGTATCCGACTTACTTTGTGAACTGCGGACTGAAGCAAATAATAAAAGATTGGACAACTTACGTCCTGTTCCATGAGTTACATGAGCAAAGAATGCGGCAATCTCACGCTTTGATTTGGTTACAGTCCCAGCATGACCGAAATCAGGGTACGATTTAGCAGCTTCAAGAAACGCATCCCGTGTGTAAAATTTCTTCCCGGCACAACCTGTACCGGCCTGGCTAATTATCCGATCGAAAAATTCCGGTGTGACCATACTATCGACCGACTGAGCCCCGACCAATTCTGATGTGATACCCATAAGAATTCCAACCATCACAACAAGTTTTATCACGCTGAGGACTACCATTTTTTTCGACATGGAGTATGAAAAGCAGAGAAGGGTATGAAAGCTGTTTGGGGAGAGTAGGCTTATATGCGTTTTACATGAGGTAACAACAGGAAAGACTTCCTCTTTTTGGTAAATAAGAACTTTTGTCAGGAAAAAAGTTAATATTAAGAAAGAACACAAATACAGTAATAAATgcagaattattttatttagatgGTAATTAGATTTTTATGGCAAGAATTTACATTAAACTTTATTAGCATTCCTTTATATACCCAAAAACACTAATGCTATGCCACCCTGATTGCTATAAAATAAATCATTTTtcaccttttctttttcttatatggaatttagtaccgtccaagttattggTTTCTCCGATTAGCAGCCATGCTTTCTCCGCCTCTGACATAAAATTAATATACCCAGAAAAGAATCTTATGAACAGCGTTCACAGCTTGGATAAGATTTTTCTACATCTTTTAGTTCCCAGATCACGTGTGTAAAGTTCTTTTTCAATCAATTTTGCATGCATGATGTTGTTTGCATTGACAAAATGGAATATCTTCCCATATAATTGAAATTATCAGCAATTTATTACAAGTACAGATGTGATGTCTACGAACAAGTCTACCACTAGAGTGAGCTATATTAACAGAGGCTAGAACCATTTATACATGTTTTTATCCTCTTTCAAGCTTTTCCTTTGTAGCAGAAGCTATATATACATTTGCAAGAAGAAACCATAATGTTCTTTCAAGAGAGACAGGCTAATCGTACCAGTCTTCATAATTTTATCAAAGCTTTACTCACTCGGCCTTCTTCAGAAGATACACAATGGGATCTACCTAAGGGTGGCTTTATACAGCAGCTCCACGAGAAGAGGCAAATATTTGAGCAGTTGTATTCCCAGGTTGAACCTGAAATTTCTTTATCTTAGCTCTATCAAGTCTTGCTCTTCGAACAACTTCTTGAATTTCGCGATCATGAATCTTTAATATCTGGTCTGAATTTTCTGAAGGAACCAGTAGTGGACCAGAGTAGTGGATCTTTTTTCCTTTTAATCCATAACCCTGCAAAAACAACATATATTGGTCAATTAGTTATATGAGATGGGTAAGTTTGAGAGCTTAACCATAGAAGTATTTGCAGTACAACTATAAGCACACAGCCATTTCCATGCAAGTATCAGATGCTTCAGTTTTCAGGATAAGTGTTAACAAAATTCATTTTCGTATAACTCACCAAATCATGGTCCTTCCTGGTGTTCATTCCAGATCCATTCTGATGAGTACCGTGAAGGCCAAAGCCGTGATTTTCTTCCTCCTTTATTGTGTCATCTGGGACGTCACCAAAAAACCTCTGAAACTGCCGTGTCAGATTTAGAGCTTCCGAATTGGAAGAATCGTACTTCTGGATGTGTTCATCGGACCTTTTGGCTGCTACTAAGCCAGACAGGGCAGATATTTTTGCCCCTGACAAAACCTTTGGAGCTTCATCCTGGTTTTTCTTTGCCCATGCAGTCTGATGTACTAAAGGTCCTGAATGAGAAGCTTTTTTATAAATCCCTTGTTGATCTTGTCGTTTACCTTCAGCTGCTTGTGATTGCCTAGGTGGTTCCCTAGGAAAACCAGAAACAACCTCCTGCTGATGAGGATTAAATTTCTCGCTTCGACTTTTAGTACTCAAATAACCTTGTCTTTTCTGTagtaacaagagaaaacaaacatgTTTAAAGTCATATGAGTATATACTACGTCAAAAGTCAGAAAGTGAGAGAGGTGGGAACAAGTTTAGCAGATCCAAACAAATCAAAGCTAGAGTAAAACATATTAGAAATGCAACTAATTTTGTTCCGGCTGGTGATACGAGTTGGTGTGATCTTCCGCATTTtttatgcaagaataatagaaaaaaaaattgttcacaGCTGACAAGAACCTGAATTGAGAACACCAGCTCGGGATTGGCATCAGGTGCTGGGATCGCCCTACATTCCCCTTGTAGTTTCCGTTCTAAGTCACATTTCCTTCCGTTATCCCCTGCTGCTTTCAGCCTGGAGATTTTAAGTTCATGAGCTTCCAAAAAAACAAACTATTATAAACCACGTAGAACATCTTATACTAAGAAAAAGGATTTATGAATTAGGTCAATGCATGAACAAACTGTGTGAACCTTACAAGTTACAAGGCCATATCTGATATCAGAATAGATTCTTTATACACTAGATAGATGATCTGATATCAGACATTGGTACCAAAAATGCTGTGCATTACATGAAACCACTGCAGTTGAATAGAACCTTTATAATATCAGAACGATGAAATGTCAGACAATACAGTGCATAACCCCATAAAATAtgtaagaaaaaataaataatatgcaCCTTCTAGCTTCTTCAACCCGCACCTTTGCATCAAACTCTTTGCTAGGAGGATATTTGGGTAAAGTTGAAGGATCACAAGCAAGTGGTTTTGTTGCAAAGAACTAGAAGAGAGAGTGTGTGTCAAAGAACAAGATCCCACTTTTGTGGAATCAAGAACATGTTTTCATCACATAAAGCTCCATTTCTTAAGAAAACATACCTCACTTTTGAGAGCAGAGGCCGCAGTTCCACGATCTACAGGATCTACAGAAAGCAACGTCTCCATAAGCCTTAAAGCCACTGGTGGGAAGTCCTTAAAAGTTTCTACAAAGCATCGTGTATAAGGTTGTTGGGGTTTGAAAATGGTTGCATGAGGCAATTTTGACTTTCTCCAATAATCTTCGGATGGTGAACCACAGAGCTTAAAAATCTTATGCAACTGCTCCACCTGTGTCAAAAATTGGACCAAACTAAATCATTATTAATATTAGAACCTAAGAAGCGACCTCCTGGAAATGGAACACTGCACGAAAGCGGGATCGAATAAGATGATTGTTTAATTATCTACgggtatttttctttttgtacCATTTCTTTAATCAAAGTTTTGCTTGTAAGTTGCAACCACAGCTCGATGggagccttttttttttttttttgtggtcagTAGGAACCACAGCTCAATTGTGCAGTAAGAAAAAATTTCAAATAACAAAAAACTTGATACCTCTGTTCTTCCAGGCATGATGGGTTTTCCAGCATACAGTTCTGCCAGTATGCACCCAGTACTCCATAAGTCCACTCCAATGCCATAATGAGTGGCTCCGAGTAAAAGCTCTGGAGGCCGGTACCAAAGTGTCACAACACGGCTGGTCAATGGCCGACTTTGATGTGGTTTAAAAATACTTGCCAAACCAAAATCCGCGATCTTCAAGAACCCATTATCGTCAATAAGAAGATTGGAACCCTTTATGTCGCGATGTAAGACACCACGACTATGAcaatgatccaatcctcgtaatAATTGTTGTACATAACATTTAACCTTCGAAAAACTAAATGTCAAGCACTGAGAATTTGAAGTCCACATTAATATATAAAGAGTATAAAGCCAGGCTGTTGTAATGACTACCTGTGGTTCTGTGAACTTGGACCCAGGAAATGAAGCTAGTCCAGAAAGATCATGCTCCATGTACTCAAACACAAGGTACAAGCTGCAGGACATCCGTGACGTTACTAAGCCTTCTAGTTTTATGACATTCGGATGATCGAGCCTGCGAATAATACAGATTTCCCTTGCCATAAAGCGAACACTTTCAGGATCCAGGTGATCAAACCGTACTTTTTTCAGAGCAACAATTTTCCCGGTGTCAAGATCACGAGCCCTGTAAACGCTACTGTATGTTCCTTGGCCAATCTGCGAAAAAACGAGACCTCATCACACAAAATAACATGCACCAACAGCACAAAAGGCACATACACAAAAACTATGGTAACAGAGATACCCTGTAGTCATATTCAATTTGTGACTACCTCCCAAATCAACTACTAACCAGTACTGGACTCAGCAAAAGCCTTGACTAACCATATCAATGTGGAAATTTGTTTTGTGTACTAAAAACACATCTCCTAATATTATTTCCTACAAATTAGAAACATACCAAAGAAAAGCAGTTGAGCAAGACGAAAAGTAACTATGGGGAAGTCATTAATAACAGCAATATCACTTGTGGTCTGAAAAATGCAATAACAACTAACCAGTGAGGCAGAGTTTACATCTGTAACACCCGAGCTCTTATCCACCATCTCAACTAAAAGATGgaaagtcaacaaccaaaggttttaaCAAGCTGACAAATGACTAAAATTTCAACTTCATAAGAGTAAATGTTGCCCATCATTTACCACGGAATGAATAATCGAAGCCATTAAAAGCCAGTACTCACACATACGGAGAAAAGAAACAGTCTCGGCCTTTGTCTAGGACCGGATAAAGCTAATTGGCATGGATGCATGAAAGTGTGCTAGTTGCCTGCGATAATCCCTAATTATAATTAGTAACTACAACTTCTAGTGGTTCCACGAGTTAGATTAATGCAGTTCATTCACCATTAGATCATCTCTTCTTAACCCACAAAATTAAGTGATAAAACAATGTGCTCGTGTTTCCTTAACTGGTCGAGCACACATAAAGCAAATGGTTGCTAACATTGTGAGTTAACAACAGTGAAACAATCATGCATTCACCATGCCCCAACTTGTACCTCAAATAATGAGGATACTTTATTTACACAAAGTTGATGCTCAAAACCCGAAGATATAGATAGTTAAAAAATCTGAATTTTCCAATTATCCACACTAATATCTTCACTAAGACATGAGAAACCAAGTGCCATTCAAAATAACAATAATTGTAAGTTGATAACCAAAACAAATAAAGAGTAGAACATACTTTATCCATTTTCTGGAACGAATCAGCACGACGGGGTACCCATCCCTTAATAGCTTCTCCAGCCACGGAAGCAAGCCATGAAGGCCAACCAGCTGCTACTTGTTCACCTTCAATACTTCTCATAGGAATGGTGCCAATCACAAGATGATGATTATAACCAGACTTTCCCTCATTCCTCTGTAACAACTTGTCACTCCCCACATAACTATTATTATTTTTGCCCTTCAAATTCTGTTCTTTCCTCAAACTATAATTCAGTTGAGAAACACTTAAATCTGATGTTTCTTTACTTGATAATCTCTCTCTAAAACTATCTCTATTATCATCAATTGAATACCCCTTCCCACAAAAACAACCCATTTTTGTGcaactgaaaattaaaaaccctagaattttttacatttctgtgatggttttttttttttttttttttttgtaggggTTTGTGGATCTACTTCTAAGTAAAGCCAGGTTGGTTTCTGAACCATGAATGGAGATAGTAACAGACAGACATACTtccaaatcagacacaaaaactGTCCCCTTTTTTTTAATGTAAATTCTTATTCGTTTTTAATTAACTTTTTAAGTAAAAAAGCCTCGCGTCtttaggggccactcgaaaggatttagggaccaacaataaaacaaaaaaggtcacccaaagggaaaatgtagccagcccttatctcgcgtaattcgtaatgacgAAATTATCCttgtatattcggaggatatgataacattgttatcctccgatttcaatcggaagccaaaatatttcccagacttacGATTGTGGTCGGTGCAGTATtaaaatgatttttgtttcattttttgatttcttttgca
Above is a genomic segment from Papaver somniferum cultivar HN1 chromosome 10, ASM357369v1, whole genome shotgun sequence containing:
- the LOC113318063 gene encoding probable serine/threonine-protein kinase At1g54610 codes for the protein MGCFCGKGYSIDDNRDSFRERLSSKETSDLSVSQLNYSLRKEQNLKGKNNNSYVGSDKLLQRNEGKSGYNHHLVIGTIPMRSIEGEQVAAGWPSWLASVAGEAIKGWVPRRADSFQKMDKIGQGTYSSVYRARDLDTGKIVALKKVRFDHLDPESVRFMAREICIIRRLDHPNVIKLEGLVTSRMSCSLYLVFEYMEHDLSGLASFPGSKFTEPQVKCYVQQLLRGLDHCHSRGVLHRDIKGSNLLIDDNGFLKIADFGLASIFKPHQSRPLTSRVVTLWYRPPELLLGATHYGIGVDLWSTGCILAELYAGKPIMPGRTEVEQLHKIFKLCGSPSEDYWRKSKLPHATIFKPQQPYTRCFVETFKDFPPVALRLMETLLSVDPVDRGTAASALKSEFFATKPLACDPSTLPKYPPSKEFDAKVRVEEARRLKAAGDNGRKCDLERKLQGECRAIPAPDANPELVFSIQKRQGYLSTKSRSEKFNPHQQEVVSGFPREPPRQSQAAEGKRQDQQGIYKKASHSGPLVHQTAWAKKNQDEAPKVLSGAKISALSGLVAAKRSDEHIQKYDSSNSEALNLTRQFQRFFGDVPDDTIKEEENHGFGLHGTHQNGSGMNTRKDHDLGYGLKGKKIHYSGPLLVPSENSDQILKIHDREIQEVVRRARLDRAKIKKFQVQPGNTTAQIFASSRGAAV
- the LOC113315744 gene encoding endochitinase EP3-like, producing the protein MVVLSVIKLVVMVGILMGITSELVGAQSVDSMVTPEFFDRIISQAGTGCAGKKFYTRDAFLEAAKSYPDFGHAGTVTKSKREIAAFFAHVTHGTGHFCYIEEIARGTHCLNSTSYPCAPGKKYYGRGPIQLTWNYNYGAAGESIGFDGLNNPEIVASDVTISFKTALWFWMNYVHSPITSDLGFGRTIRRINGGECHGRNEAVVRLRVG